The following proteins are co-located in the Trichormus variabilis 0441 genome:
- a CDS encoding DoxX family membrane protein, with translation MMKYLLNLHTAVSVNRITIGFFFFLSGIANYLNFSVPNGFYQTVITQKLQMIGPGIPPGWEGVGPLPWLIAVPYAWSLPLVEIVLGALFALNYWVRWTGLLLILMTFSIILAFGIVPAGSLFPNGAESFNKNILFMTLIWICIAYDAYEQKMSRRRSQAMADYAGMGAEEDI, from the coding sequence ATGATGAAATACCTACTCAACCTCCACACAGCCGTTAGCGTCAATCGAATTACCATCGGTTTTTTCTTCTTCCTCTCAGGTATTGCCAACTACTTAAATTTCAGCGTTCCTAACGGTTTCTACCAAACAGTGATCACTCAAAAACTGCAAATGATTGGCCCTGGAATTCCCCCCGGATGGGAAGGTGTAGGGCCGCTACCTTGGTTAATAGCAGTTCCTTATGCTTGGTCGTTACCTTTAGTAGAAATCGTCTTGGGAGCCTTGTTTGCCCTCAATTATTGGGTGCGGTGGACAGGTTTACTACTGATTCTCATGACATTCAGCATCATTCTCGCATTTGGTATTGTTCCCGCAGGTAGTCTATTTCCCAATGGTGCAGAAAGCTTTAACAAAAACATTCTCTTCATGACCTTAATTTGGATTTGCATTGCCTACGATGCTTACGAACAAAAAATGAGCCGCCGTCGTAGTCAAGCAATGGCTGATTATGCTGGTATGGGTGCTGAGGAAGATATTTGA
- the mfd gene encoding transcription-repair coupling factor, whose translation MAFSSIVRALARSPLTTELLSKLNRQQDLRLNGIPRLPKGLVASALAQNSGNNLFVVCATLEEAGRAYAQLEAMGWQTVHFYPTSEASPYEPFDPETEMTWGQMQVLADLVKSQPSGFGSSQSTVTAKTATASQSTVNSQQSTVNGQQNKIAVVATVGALQPHLPPPDAFIPFCLTLKRGLEFDLETFSEKITILGYERVPLVETEGQWSRRGDIVDVFPVSSELPVRLEWFGDEIEQIREFDPNTQRSALDKITEIVLTPTSFTPIITTALEESAEYQVLSADSEINSALIEGSRRFLGLAFERPASVLDYLPENTLITIDEPEQCHAHSDRWVENAEEQWSLGTGETDLGSVQLPKIHRSFEECLADATRFKTLYLSELSEENSGVNLASRSVPVTPHQFAKLADTLRQERDRNFSIWLISAQPSRSVSLLQEHDCPAQFIPNPRDYQAIDKLQINHTPVALKYSGLAELEGFILPTYRLAVITDREFYGQHSLATPNFVRKRRQAASKQVDPNKLRPGDYVVHRSHGIGKFVKLESLTINDETRDYIVVQYADGLLRVAADQVGALSRFRATGDKPPELHKMTGKAWDNTKNRVRKAIKKLAVDLLKLYAARSQQQGFAYPQDMPWQEEMEDSFPYQATTDQLKAVQDVKRDMESDRPMDRLVCGDVGFGKTEVAIRAIFKAVTSGKQVALLAPTTILTQQHYHTIKERFAPYPVNVGLLNRFRTAEERRNIQKRLATGELDIVVGTHQLLGKSVNFKDLGLLVIDEEQRFGVNQKEKIKSLKTQVDVLTLSATPIPRTLYMSLSGIREMSLITTPPPTRRPIKTHLSPRNPESVRSAIRQELDRGGQVFYVVPRVDGIEEITANLREMVPGARFAIAHGQMDESELESTMLTFSNGDADILVCTTIIESGLDIPRVNTILIEDAHRFGLSQLYQLRGRVGRAGIQAHAWLFYPKQRELSDAARQRLRAIQEFTQLGSGYQLAMRDMEIRGVGNLLGAEQSGQMEAIGFDLYMEMLEESIREIRGQEIPKVDDTQIDLNLTAFIPADYITDIDQKMSAYRAVAAAKSKDELTQIAAEWSDRYGTLPVSANQLLRVMELKQLAKKLGFSRIKPESKQHVVLETPMEEPAWNLLAANLPEHLKTRFVYSPGKVTVRGLAVLKADQQLQSLIDALGRMQGAIAEAAIV comes from the coding sequence ATGGCTTTTTCTTCTATTGTGCGTGCCTTGGCGCGATCGCCACTCACCACTGAGTTACTTTCTAAGCTCAATCGCCAGCAAGATTTGCGATTAAATGGCATTCCCCGTCTGCCTAAGGGCTTGGTGGCTTCGGCTTTGGCACAAAATTCTGGCAATAATTTGTTTGTGGTTTGCGCCACTTTAGAAGAAGCTGGACGCGCTTACGCACAGTTGGAGGCGATGGGATGGCAAACAGTACATTTTTACCCCACTTCGGAAGCCTCTCCCTACGAACCATTTGACCCGGAAACGGAAATGACTTGGGGTCAGATGCAGGTGTTGGCTGATTTGGTTAAAAGTCAACCCTCCGGGTTCGGCAGTTCGCAATCGACGGTAACCGCCAAGACTGCGACTGCCTCACAGTCAACAGTCAACAGTCAACAGTCAACGGTCAATGGTCAACAAAATAAAATAGCTGTTGTGGCTACTGTTGGGGCGTTACAACCCCATTTACCACCACCAGATGCTTTTATTCCTTTTTGCCTGACTCTGAAGCGGGGGCTGGAATTTGATTTAGAGACCTTCAGTGAGAAGATTACCATTTTGGGCTATGAGCGTGTTCCCTTGGTGGAAACAGAAGGTCAGTGGAGTCGGCGGGGGGATATTGTGGATGTGTTTCCCGTTTCCTCAGAACTACCGGTACGGTTGGAATGGTTTGGGGATGAAATCGAGCAAATTCGGGAATTTGACCCCAATACTCAACGCTCGGCGCTTGACAAGATAACAGAGATTGTGCTTACACCCACAAGCTTTACGCCTATTATCACTACAGCCCTGGAGGAGAGTGCTGAGTATCAAGTCCTAAGTGCTGATTCAGAAATTAATTCTGCACTCATAGAAGGTAGTCGGCGGTTTTTGGGTTTAGCTTTTGAGCGACCTGCATCTGTTTTGGATTATTTACCGGAAAATACCTTAATTACAATTGATGAGCCAGAACAGTGTCATGCTCATAGCGATCGCTGGGTGGAAAATGCAGAGGAACAATGGTCCCTGGGAACAGGAGAAACGGATCTGGGAAGTGTACAATTACCCAAAATTCATCGGTCTTTTGAGGAATGTTTGGCTGATGCGACTCGATTTAAAACCTTATATTTATCGGAACTATCGGAAGAAAATAGCGGGGTGAATTTAGCTAGTCGGTCTGTGCCGGTAACACCCCATCAATTTGCTAAACTGGCAGACACATTAAGGCAAGAGCGCGATCGCAATTTCTCGATTTGGTTAATCTCGGCTCAACCTTCCCGTTCTGTTTCTCTATTACAAGAACACGATTGTCCGGCGCAGTTTATCCCCAATCCCCGCGATTACCAAGCAATTGACAAGCTGCAAATCAACCACACCCCCGTAGCGTTGAAATATTCTGGTCTGGCGGAACTGGAGGGTTTTATTCTCCCTACCTATCGCCTAGCAGTCATCACCGACCGGGAATTTTATGGTCAACACTCCCTAGCTACACCGAATTTTGTCCGTAAGCGTCGTCAGGCGGCTTCTAAACAAGTTGACCCGAATAAGCTGCGTCCAGGGGATTATGTCGTTCACAGGAGTCATGGAATTGGTAAGTTTGTCAAGCTGGAGAGTCTGACAATTAACGATGAAACCCGTGATTATATCGTTGTCCAGTATGCTGACGGTCTTTTAAGAGTAGCGGCTGATCAAGTGGGTGCTTTATCTCGGTTCCGCGCTACGGGAGATAAACCGCCAGAACTGCATAAGATGACGGGAAAAGCTTGGGACAATACCAAAAACCGCGTCCGCAAAGCGATTAAGAAATTAGCAGTAGACTTGCTGAAATTATATGCAGCGCGATCGCAACAACAAGGTTTCGCCTATCCCCAGGATATGCCTTGGCAAGAGGAAATGGAAGATTCTTTCCCCTACCAAGCCACAACCGACCAGCTAAAAGCCGTCCAAGATGTGAAACGGGACATGGAAAGCGATCGCCCAATGGATCGCTTAGTTTGTGGTGATGTGGGTTTTGGGAAAACGGAAGTAGCGATTCGCGCCATCTTCAAAGCAGTGACCTCTGGTAAACAAGTCGCTTTACTTGCACCAACTACCATCCTCACCCAGCAACATTACCACACCATTAAAGAACGCTTTGCCCCTTACCCTGTGAACGTCGGCTTATTAAATCGTTTTCGCACAGCCGAAGAACGGCGGAACATTCAAAAGCGATTGGCGACTGGTGAGTTAGATATTGTGGTTGGGACACACCAGCTTTTAGGTAAAAGTGTCAACTTCAAAGATTTAGGACTGTTGGTCATAGATGAGGAACAACGCTTTGGGGTGAACCAGAAGGAGAAAATTAAGTCCTTGAAAACCCAAGTTGACGTATTGACTCTCTCCGCCACCCCCATTCCCCGCACCTTGTATATGTCTTTGTCTGGGATTCGGGAAATGAGCTTGATTACCACACCACCCCCTACCAGACGACCAATTAAAACCCATCTTTCACCCAGAAACCCGGAAAGTGTCCGCAGTGCTATTCGTCAAGAACTTGACCGTGGCGGACAGGTATTTTATGTAGTTCCACGGGTCGATGGGATAGAAGAGATTACAGCCAATCTGCGGGAGATGGTTCCCGGAGCCAGATTTGCGATCGCTCACGGGCAAATGGATGAGAGCGAGTTAGAATCAACTATGCTCACCTTTAGTAATGGTGATGCAGATATTCTGGTATGTACCACAATTATTGAATCTGGGTTAGATATTCCCCGCGTCAACACCATCTTAATTGAAGATGCTCACCGCTTTGGCTTATCCCAACTTTACCAGTTACGGGGAAGGGTAGGACGAGCAGGAATTCAAGCCCACGCCTGGCTATTTTACCCCAAACAACGAGAACTATCTGATGCCGCCCGGCAACGACTACGAGCAATTCAGGAATTTACTCAACTTGGTTCCGGCTATCAACTAGCCATGCGCGACATGGAAATCCGGGGTGTGGGTAACTTGCTGGGTGCAGAACAATCAGGGCAAATGGAAGCGATCGGTTTTGATTTATACATGGAAATGTTAGAAGAATCAATCCGAGAAATTCGCGGTCAAGAAATTCCCAAAGTTGACGATACCCAAATTGACCTCAACCTCACCGCTTTTATCCCCGCCGATTACATTACCGACATTGACCAAAAAATGAGCGCATATCGTGCGGTAGCGGCGGCTAAGTCCAAAGACGAATTAACCCAGATTGCAGCTGAGTGGAGCGATCGCTATGGTACTTTACCAGTCAGCGCCAATCAACTCTTGCGGGTAATGGAACTCAAACAACTAGCGAAAAAGTTAGGTTTTAGCCGCATCAAACCAGAAAGTAAACAGCACGTTGTTCTAGAAACCCCAATGGAAGAACCTGCATGGAATTTACTTGCGGCGAACTTACCAGAACACCTGAAAACCCGGTTTGTTTATTCTCCAGGTAAAGTCACAGTCAGGGGTTTAGCAGTCCTCAAAGCCGACCAACAATTACAAAGTTTGATTGATGCGTTAGGGAGAATGCAGGGAGCGATCGCAGAAGCAGCTATTGTTTAA
- a CDS encoding MGH1-like glycoside hydrolase domain-containing protein — protein sequence MTANLTQEELRLQAARDHIAHWRRWGPYLSDRQWGTVREDYSSHGNAWDYFTHDQARSRAYRWGEDGLLGICDNHQRLCFAIALWNGEDSILKERIFGLTGNEGNHGEDVKEYYFYLDNTPTHAYMKALYKYPQTAFPYSQLVTENQRRNRRDAEFELIDTGVFDYDKYFDVFVEYAKNTAEDILIQITVINRGTEAKTLHLLPTIWFHNTWSWNGDTNKPILQLVKLSDDFQTIAAHHQTLGERWLYCQQPNEILFTENETNIQKLFGYPNTSAYVKDGINDYIVNGKKSAVNPEQVGTKASAIYVLTVGAGETQIIKLRLSDTPDLIEPFGQEFSIIFSQRQREADEFYQRVTPFQLSEDMRNVQRQAFAGMLWSKQFYHYIVEDWLKGDTHTPKPPPERRNGRNKEWFHLYNEDILSMPDKWEYPWFAAWDLAFHTIPLAMIDPDFAKYQLDVLTREWYMHPNGQIPAYEWAFGDVNPPVHAWATWRIYKIEQKIYGRADRQFLERVFQKLMLNFTWWVNRKDAEGNNVFQGGFLGLDNIGVFDRSATLPTGGHIDQSDGTSWMGMYCLNMLAIALELAKTNPVYEDIATKFFEHFLYIADAMNKIGEMEASLWNEVDGFYYDVLHLPERQITLKVRSMVGLIPLFAIETIEPDTLKMLPGFKKRLEWFIKNRPDLRQNVACMETIGIGARRLLAIVSRDKLRHILQKMLDESEFLSLYGIRALSRFHAEHPYKFDVNGSQFRVDYEPAESSSGLFGGNSNWRGPIWFPVNFLLIESLQKLYYYLGDDFQVECPTGSGKMMNLWEVASELSQRLTRIFLKDTSGKRPVYGATEKFQNDTHWRDLILFYEYFHGDNGAGIGASHQTGWTGLVAKLIQHLGEKSL from the coding sequence ATGACAGCAAATCTCACCCAAGAAGAACTTAGATTACAAGCAGCCAGGGATCACATAGCTCATTGGCGTAGATGGGGACCATATTTGAGCGATCGCCAGTGGGGAACAGTGCGCGAAGATTATAGTTCTCATGGGAATGCGTGGGACTATTTCACCCATGATCAAGCTCGTTCTCGCGCTTACCGTTGGGGTGAAGACGGGTTATTGGGGATTTGTGATAATCATCAACGGCTTTGTTTTGCGATCGCTCTTTGGAATGGTGAAGATTCTATTCTCAAAGAAAGAATTTTTGGTTTAACGGGAAATGAAGGTAATCATGGGGAAGATGTTAAAGAATATTACTTTTATTTAGATAACACCCCCACCCATGCTTACATGAAGGCTTTGTATAAATATCCCCAAACAGCCTTCCCCTACTCCCAGTTAGTAACAGAAAATCAGCGCCGCAATCGTCGGGATGCAGAATTTGAACTGATAGATACGGGTGTATTTGATTATGATAAATACTTTGATGTATTTGTTGAATATGCCAAGAATACTGCCGAGGATATTCTCATTCAAATTACGGTAATTAATCGAGGAACAGAAGCCAAGACACTGCACTTATTACCTACGATTTGGTTTCATAATACTTGGTCTTGGAATGGAGATACAAATAAACCTATTTTGCAATTAGTAAAATTAAGTGATGATTTTCAGACCATAGCAGCCCACCATCAAACTTTAGGTGAAAGATGGCTATACTGTCAACAACCAAATGAGATTCTTTTTACAGAAAACGAAACAAATATACAGAAATTATTTGGTTATCCTAATACATCTGCTTATGTTAAAGATGGAATTAATGACTATATTGTTAACGGCAAAAAATCAGCAGTAAATCCTGAACAGGTGGGAACAAAAGCCTCTGCCATCTATGTGTTAACAGTTGGTGCAGGTGAAACGCAGATTATCAAATTAAGACTATCTGATACACCTGATTTGATTGAACCATTTGGACAGGAATTTAGTATAATTTTCAGTCAACGCCAAAGGGAAGCAGATGAATTTTATCAGCGCGTTACGCCATTTCAATTAAGTGAAGATATGCGAAATGTGCAGCGACAAGCATTTGCAGGAATGCTGTGGAGTAAGCAATTTTATCATTACATCGTCGAAGATTGGCTAAAAGGAGACACCCACACACCAAAGCCACCACCAGAACGCCGCAATGGTAGAAATAAAGAATGGTTTCATCTCTACAATGAAGATATTCTCTCCATGCCAGATAAGTGGGAATATCCTTGGTTTGCTGCTTGGGATTTAGCATTTCATACCATCCCTTTGGCAATGATTGATCCGGATTTTGCTAAGTACCAATTAGATGTTTTAACACGGGAATGGTATATGCACCCCAACGGGCAAATTCCGGCTTATGAATGGGCTTTTGGTGATGTTAATCCTCCTGTTCATGCTTGGGCAACTTGGCGCATATATAAAATTGAACAGAAAATTTATGGACGAGCAGATAGACAGTTTTTAGAAAGAGTATTTCAAAAGCTGATGCTCAATTTTACCTGGTGGGTAAATCGTAAGGATGCTGAAGGTAATAATGTCTTCCAAGGAGGGTTTTTAGGATTAGATAACATTGGTGTATTTGACCGCAGTGCAACTTTACCTACGGGCGGACATATTGATCAATCTGATGGTACAAGTTGGATGGGAATGTATTGTTTAAATATGTTAGCCATTGCTTTAGAATTAGCCAAGACTAATCCTGTTTATGAAGACATTGCCACTAAATTTTTTGAACATTTCCTTTACATAGCTGATGCTATGAATAAAATTGGTGAAATGGAAGCTAGTTTATGGAATGAAGTAGATGGTTTTTACTACGATGTGCTGCATCTACCTGAACGACAGATTACCTTAAAAGTGCGCTCAATGGTGGGACTAATTCCCCTATTTGCTATTGAAACTATTGAACCAGACACATTAAAAATGCTTCCTGGCTTTAAAAAGCGGCTGGAGTGGTTTATCAAAAACCGTCCAGATTTGCGACAAAATGTCGCTTGTATGGAAACAATAGGCATAGGCGCTAGAAGATTATTGGCAATAGTTTCACGGGATAAACTAAGACATATCCTCCAAAAAATGCTCGATGAAAGTGAATTTCTTAGCCTATATGGTATTCGCGCTCTTTCGAGATTTCATGCAGAACATCCCTATAAATTTGATGTCAACGGTTCTCAATTTCGTGTAGATTATGAACCGGCTGAATCTAGTAGTGGTTTATTTGGCGGTAATTCTAACTGGCGGGGGCCTATTTGGTTTCCGGTGAATTTTCTCTTAATTGAATCTCTGCAAAAGTTATATTATTATCTAGGAGATGATTTTCAGGTGGAATGTCCTACAGGTTCTGGTAAGATGATGAATCTTTGGGAAGTAGCATCAGAATTATCCCAAAGATTAACTAGAATTTTCTTAAAGGATACTTCTGGTAAACGTCCTGTTTACGGTGCGACAGAGAAGTTTCAAAATGACACACATTGGCGTGATTTGATTTTATTTTATGAATATTTTCATGGTGATAATGGAGCAGGAATTGGTGCGAGTCATCAAACAGGATGGACAGGTTTAGTCGCTAAATTAATTCAGCATCTGGGTGAAAAATCTTTGTAG
- a CDS encoding NAD(P)/FAD-dependent oxidoreductase, translated as MQQASHPTVILGAGFAGLFTALHLSQQNYSYPIILIEQRDRFSFKPLLYELLSGELHSKQVYPRYQELLAGSKVKFVQDTVQSIDIHQQRVDTVSGQAFHYSNLVLALGSKTTYFATPGAAEYAMPFTSGEQAIALRQHLRRKLYQAIQTPDSEHRRLLLTVAIIGAGPAGIELACTLADLLPIWYDELGGDGSEIHVVLVNRSREILKGDVNSHLRCTVERAMKNRLIPVDFLFDAAVTKITSEGVEYRRQEQIQMLPAGTIAWTAGTAPNPLLMELPVSQNRGRLLVKPTLQLSNFPEIFAAGDCAMDSDHPQPPTAQVAYQQGIAIAQNLQRISQNKPTVPVQVQLRGTLMKLGLNEGVANLFNKVQIKGQAGHLIREGTYLQLLPNSTHNLKVTTEWLTDELFQRHRAATPMQLGQTPWLSGVATTAAALIFATPLVWRVAQPTQFQQNLSWTGVPTLLNHLTPRR; from the coding sequence ATGCAGCAAGCATCTCATCCCACAGTCATCCTGGGTGCTGGCTTTGCTGGACTGTTTACGGCTCTGCACTTAAGCCAGCAAAATTACTCTTATCCGATTATTTTAATAGAACAGCGCGATCGCTTTAGTTTCAAACCGTTATTGTATGAATTACTAAGCGGTGAGCTGCATAGCAAACAGGTCTATCCTCGTTATCAAGAGCTGTTAGCTGGTAGCAAAGTTAAGTTTGTCCAAGACACGGTGCAATCGATTGATATACATCAGCAGAGAGTTGATACAGTCTCTGGTCAAGCTTTCCACTACAGCAACTTGGTTTTAGCACTCGGTAGCAAAACAACTTATTTTGCTACTCCCGGTGCGGCAGAATATGCAATGCCCTTTACCTCTGGGGAACAGGCGATCGCACTCCGCCAACACTTGCGTCGCAAATTATATCAAGCCATTCAAACACCAGACTCAGAACATCGTCGTTTACTGTTAACTGTTGCCATCATTGGTGCTGGACCAGCTGGTATTGAATTGGCCTGTACCTTAGCCGATTTACTGCCCATTTGGTACGACGAGTTGGGCGGCGATGGTAGTGAAATTCATGTTGTCCTGGTCAACCGCAGTCGGGAAATTCTCAAAGGCGATGTTAATAGCCATTTACGCTGCACAGTTGAACGCGCCATGAAAAATCGCCTCATTCCCGTGGATTTTTTATTTGATGCGGCTGTCACAAAGATTACATCTGAAGGTGTAGAGTATCGGCGACAGGAGCAAATACAGATGTTACCAGCAGGAACCATCGCTTGGACTGCTGGTACTGCACCCAATCCTTTGCTGATGGAATTACCCGTTTCTCAAAATCGAGGGCGGTTACTGGTAAAACCCACATTGCAACTGTCTAATTTTCCCGAAATCTTCGCGGCGGGTGATTGTGCTATGGATAGCGATCATCCCCAGCCACCCACAGCTCAAGTAGCTTATCAACAAGGAATTGCGATCGCTCAAAATCTCCAACGAATCAGCCAAAACAAACCAACCGTTCCCGTACAAGTCCAACTGCGTGGCACTTTGATGAAATTAGGACTCAACGAAGGCGTTGCTAACTTATTCAACAAAGTGCAAATCAAAGGACAAGCAGGCCATTTGATTCGCGAAGGAACATATTTACAACTACTACCCAACTCTACTCATAACCTGAAAGTTACAACCGAGTGGCTAACAGATGAATTATTTCAGCGTCACCGTGCTGCTACCCCCATGCAGCTGGGACAAACACCGTGGTTATCTGGAGTCGCCACCACCGCAGCAGCACTAATTTTTGCCACCCCCCTAGTTTGGCGAGTAGCCCAACCTACCCAATTTCAGCAAAACCTCAGTTGGACAGGCGTTCCCACTTTACTCAATCACCTCACACCCCGCCGCTAA